The Spinacia oleracea cultivar Varoflay chromosome 2, BTI_SOV_V1, whole genome shotgun sequence DNA segment cacttcataacctgcaaaacagtacatatacaatatataccattcacccattcattatcatgaatggcccacttagctggttagtaaaacacattatgcatcacgtaaatatttgcagcaattaatcaagggcaccaataatctaccaattattcagtccttattaattctaatcaagttgttttaaccttaaggatttgtagacctaatcaagagtttatgactaaaaagcgctcccacttaaaccaataaattcatatgctttactaattttaaacataaaaatgtatttctagtctaaccggaaacatacaattttaattaaaatttaaagctcatataaatttataattgaatccaaaaagtttaatttaatttcagtcgttatttaaattaattcacgattttaattttagtaaaataattagaataaataacatttattataattacaatattcaaaattaaaatccaagaaaataatttaaattattaattttaaaattaattaaaattacgtgaactgaaattttcaaattaaacattcaaaacgatctaatcgtaacgcaaacaccctacgcattgcacgcccatgggccgcacgcacacagccattgctggccatgtgcgcgcagcccatgcgctcgtcgcatagctgctgcatctcccatcgcaagccatcgcacgctgtggtgcttgctgcgcgcgcgccagcgctggacgcacgcgagccatcgctcgttgtgcgcgctcgccagcgcacgctgcgcgcgctccatcgctcgctgtgcgcgcgagccatcgctcgctgtgcgcgcgagccatcgctcgctgtgcgcgcgacatcgctcactgggcgcgcgacatcgctcgctgggcgcgcgagcaacgctgggcgcagcgctcgtggcacgcgagcttgcgctcgctgcgcgcgaggctgcgcgctcttgcgcgaggcagtgcgcgttgtggcgcagctcgcttgctgcccacatgcgactgccttggcttgcttttcgcccatgcccatttgttcatagctcgtggcccacgacacaaggcagggctgctgccttgtgctcgtgcaccatgccttgctcattgcattggtgccgcacgggcgacgagctcccttgctcgtcgtcgcatgcccgcactatacaacaccccttaagggtaacacgaagcgtccattgctttgtgcgtgcaagttatatgaacgaatcgcataaaaatttaaaatttatatttaaaattaatgacaaattaataaataatattaatttcataattttagggcgaaaaaatcgaaaatttattattcaattgatttccgatttacatggattcaagtctatgtcataaaaatttaaaatttatcataaatttacaatttttatggtggtttttaatcataggtttctaattaaattataattaattatgaaaatcaaattaattctaaattattctaattttcaacaaattaatcataattacaaattagattgcataattaacaaggctaggcattcaaacttgttaaacatatacagtaggtcaatcaaaaattcaagatttatcaacaagaatcgcaaatatttaatttaacatcttaaatttacgaaattttgcattcgaaaaactaaaaccttcgaaaagtcatagttaggcttcgaatttgagaattctgggttcggcagaaaaaaactttttttgtcaaaattttagaatgccttttacatgcggaattgacataaaaatcactcgatttggatgagtaacgaagaaactgccgaaaaactgcgtacgtataattaaataaacgcaatttgcaattaattaacaattacgaaaattaatcaccccttttaattcttgcaaatttgtaatatttaaccatgttcatgcaatttagattatgaaaataataaggggctcgtgataccactgttaggttatgatacatatgatattacataaatcatgcggaaacaaccattaacccaggattacatattatttacacataatcatatagcataatttagatgcatactctttgttgcgtgccctccctagctgtgcccgaaccgagcaagaacaagtctttaggactccaagtgtcgtccctccgtagatattccacagcacgtccggatccgccttaagattgaccaactagaatcgcccttaaggtactagaattttcggcacttttgagcaagatgtgtgattgaatttttctctcaaaaactcactttgaatacttttaaaactcgttataaattgtgaacccaggccacatatttataggggtatggaaagggaattggaatcctattcagatacaaattaattaaacctagaatcctacaagaactctaattaataaatttatcaaatagaattaggaatttaatcattaaccgaactctgcacgttttaggaatcgtgcatgaacacaaacacttacgcacacacacacggcagccacgatgggccgcccatgcgcgtgcgtgcgagcagcagcccacgcagcgaggcctacgcgagctataagcccacgtagctcctgcgcgcgctgtgcgcgctgccacggcctgctgggcctggccttgcgctgggcctggcgtggccttggctgttcgtgtggcgcgcttggcttgctgggcgatggcctggcttcgtgctgggccctcgtccggcaggcctcgtccgatgcttattcgtacgatacgcttccgattaaatttccgattccggaattcatttccgatacgaacaatatttaatatttccgattccggaattaatttccgtttcgaacaaatatttaatatttccgtttccggaattattttccgattccgataatatttccgattctgacaatatttccgtttccggcaatatttccgattctggcaatatttccatttccgataatattttccgatacgtaccatgtttccgtttccggcaacatctacgacttggataatatttatatttccgatacgatccatatttccgtttccggtaatatcatcgtttccggagtattcatttcttgcctgtgacgatctcagctcccactgaaaccaagatccgtcgattccgaatattcatagatggagtatttaatgccattaaatacttgatccgtttacgtactatttgtgtgaccctacgggttcagtcaagagtaagctgtggattaatatcattaattccacttgaactgaagcggcctctagctaggcattcagctcacttgatctcactgaattattaacttgttaattaatactgaaccgcatttattagacttatcatagaatgcatacttggaccaagggcattatttccttcaccactgatatgtcttcacccatccgttctcgatctctcccagtgttgatgcaggagcgattaaccgggttggatcgaaaccttcatcttgtaaagctagggtagtcattacagtctcgtcctccataggcctcgattcgttaaacaatgtccataaagcctggttgtccaatatttcagctgttttggtcttggtgaggtgaggtgcctcatccaaagtatgacaatcATGGGAAATTTCAGATCTGGGCCAAGtctcagtaaagaggtcctggcccgatatttgagacaggtagacatcttcagcattatcatcccacacactgcacacttctctctcgatttgatccatagggaccacagcgagtggtgcaccttgaggtgtaatgtacaccgtagggtcgaagttctcattttctggtaggtcgagagagatgtgacaagagtcgagtgggctcttgttgttgttgggtttgccaacgtggGGGAGAGGtgttatttcatcctctatcatatcctggattgtgttttttagattccagtagttttcagtatcatgcccattcccTTGATAGAACTCGCAGCGAGCGCCCTCGACCCAATACTTATTTTTGactggagggtcgggtgtggggcctatgggccttagttttccctgattggttagtctttggaaagcttgtactagagtcgacccgagtggggcaaacgtTCGACTTCGGGTCCACCTTcccgggctccttcgggttacaGCATGGACCTTTTGGGCTTGGGGCATGGGGCCCCTGCGGTAGGTGCTACTCTTGTATGCAGGTTTGCTTTGTACTATTTTTAtggggtcatcctcgatctttattcccatatcataaaaatctcttgaaggtatcaaggctcaagtatctaagatgttgtttgtaagttgggtccagattgtcaatgaatttttggggtAATTCGGTTTCAGGAGGCCAAATGACCAGTAATGCAaaatgtttggcttgcgcagccgctaagattcgttttccatttttagttggtTCACGAGCAGGGTCATTTGGGTTATTTGGTTCTGTAGCTCTTCTatagacatgtttgagggtgcgaatcgagttGGGGGGAGCGGAGGTTCTTGAAATGGggaatgacggacggagcttggagtcactaaacctagtGTTGGCGAtatatcttcgagacgtactaaccttttatttcccgatcggcaccaagtggcaggaccagtcctatgcataagataagctaaagtttaggccccaaagtttcaagttttacttagtctagacttcgactctctctattggtttttcactctttcttttattggtacactttttagttctttctttggtcattctttggattttcgaaacacttgcccgtgtgacattcataattattagcatgttcggttttggtgccgaacattgtcgtcgtaggaggcctaacaacgacgcaaagaattattctttttttgagtcgcttttagaatcgagtgcttttcttacgccctcgtagcaattctttttacgaacggtttttttttgctacgtattttcatTTTGCGCGGGCatcgaggctgctgcgcctgactagaaggccaagcagcaacttcagcgcccagcgaagggcgtgagaaattctggcgcccagccaggggcgttgaaaatgcgtccctggctagttctcgttttctgtttgcatctactttgtttatgcgacttcgatttagcgtgcttgcctaGTAACGTCCTTACACGTTGTGCAGCgcttgtgggattcgttacaggccatcccgagcgtcgcttatttttgtggcgatcgttcgggtttgcggaacacgtatttcggtataactctttggaaaattggtttatgaatgtttgggaaatttttaaggttgttggtttttctaggatagtttgtcacacacaatcatatatttcgctacacataactaacatttcatcatgaggcaataataatatgtcatgtagtttatgataggcttctatgggtagttatttgcgcctggcttggtaccgcttctatcgtagatccaacacatgccccggtcgatgtagtgtcttcagcagacgaatttcgctcaagaggccaacacGCAAGtataagccaagggggcatgcaggcgagagggacctaatgggcgagcgattgggtttgggacgggtgtactactagtgaaagtgccgagtggacaacattcgaagcgtatgcacccccccggttggcgatgggtatccttagtcccaactcccgagatgaaacacgaAGGGAgacaagattcgttatgcggttctccccttcacattaatatgctgattttcaggtcgtcccaacttgattgggaaataaacgcgagataggatcgtttcacccttcggctattttgattacctacaagcacgagtatttccttcactatccccagtggagtcgccactgtgagggggtcgaaaaagcacgatgctaatgcgtgacctcgtccctcgtgggtgtgacgcttcttttttgtcaaatcaagtgtaattggatttcctgtgagtttacacccaattgactagtaatataggagtcgccattcagtttttaacgacaatgagaaaaactgacaaaacccggttatcgtgacataaagggagtgcaattatgtttgaccacgaaggCCGTATGTTCCCTTGTgttccctggtggtggggatcgctcaacgtacacccgcagggtagagattgagggttcgggggactgtaactaccgagaggagtactcgctcttcgataactccagaggcaggatatccttactagctcagcataaataattgaagggacatgcgttaagtattaaactaatctgagttgattttatcaatatgcaacatatagtactagatcgaacgcgattatctgatttagatttttttaagggacctagcatgataatccaatttcccaaaaatatcatatttattaagcgtgatcgaacaatcagattttagttagtttaacagttcataaaagggcgaggaaagcaattaaaccatggaaaagggacacattacgacacacccttgagaggttgtcacggttctcagaaaactaaccactttgactttgctatttctccttttatttaacgaatctcaaattatggaacgggatacgttctgttcgatttatggatcgattgcgacagaacacatgatcaattttgcagcgtgaggcttaggcttaggggtttagagtcaatactcataatataattgtgtgttgtgtgtccttttcacgtcgaacttaagggtctatttataggaaagagttcgtggaaagatagaattgcagaactctaatccacgaggaattaggaaaaaacacgtaccaggtattttcagcgcccaggcctgggcgccgaagatttcggcgcccagagccaggcgttgaaaatagggtctgggctcttttttcttagtcagattctgATTCCTataatccggagtatttgagatttaattgagtcctttagtgcgtattaaccttgtgacgggatgcgtctgggcccgttacgatctttaggctcgttaggattttatttaatacgtgactcttactttcgaatcatattaggaataggattctctcgcaatttctatctaatttaggatttatgttggagtgcaacacctaattctgacaggtttctatcttttatgacttgccacttttaacaactacccattacggcagttattatttttagcaggtttccataaatagcaggtttctataaatagcaggtttcgagtgaaataaaaaggggaattgagattcgttattttataggagatgcgttgtcaagtggagatttacgttctcatcatcgaaccttccctttcgggaatggggacaaaagtaggtgtctacaataggtacgtctaagaacttattaggtaaacctatctcatttgccacgacataaaatgactccttacttatatcgttgagtttcaccaaaactaacatgtactcacaattatttgtgtaccttacccgtttaggatcaataagtaacacctcgctatagcggaaaactattactaagattgatgtaaaggttatccaagtaagtgttattttggcatggcaccttttaactcaatatttaaagtttggaacttaaggctcttactatgttggttagattttaagtgaactaaaatccttaatcatgcaacataatcaagccacaatctcatgcataattaagacatatttaaagcaataaataacttaaagcatgcataagatataaatgtgatctagcatggcccgacttcatcttgaagtttcaactcactagtagaaaaatcattaaaagtggcttctcaaaagttgcccttatttAACAAGGCATCTTTtgatgacaaaaaaaaaacaaaaattttttatcaaaaatctcCCCTTCTAATTTACCGGAAGCGCATCTTTTGACTGCTCCCTCTCACAAACCGcacttcttctcttcttctccATCTCCTTCTTCACTTCTTGTATCTGCGTGACTGCTTCCCTCTCGCAATTCTCTCAACTCCACCGGCAAATACCTCGACGAGAAGAACAACCACTACGCACCTCCTCACCGCCAAATATAATCTACATCCCCTTGAGTTTGTCTCCTCTGCCAAGGTTAGGGTTTCAATGCTCTAATTTTAGTTAAATTACCATCTGTCCTATGAAAATAGAGGAATTGATGAATTTATTGTATAATTACTTTGGACTTCACTATGTTGTATGCTTGAAAATGCtgatatttttttctttaattttgagTAATCTGCAGCAAGAGACTTCAATCCTGTTGGGGGAGAATTGTTTTGAAGTTCGTGGGGGGTAAATGCCAGCAAGTTAGATTCTTTCATTGAAGTTCCTTAAGTTTGTTTTGGTATATAAAATGTCAGTTGGTTCTCCTGCTTACTAAAAAATTAGAACTCCCGAtgtttttttaatgattttctAATTGCTATAAGCCTATAATTGCATCGATTTTTTGATGTATACTAGATTAGATATCTTCTCGCATATTCACGCAGATACAAATTCACGCAGATACTAATAACAAGACTCTCCAAAATGCTAATTTAGCTAATAACAAGTTTTCAGGGTATATCCCTGATAGTTTGAGCTTATGTGTTGGAATTTATGTGCTTAACTTGTCTGCTAATCAGTTTCTTGGGTCTTTGCCTCCTGGGATTTTGAGTTTGTGAATCTGAGAATTACAGAATACTCTGCCTTTTCTTGAATTACTGAATATTTAGAAGATGGTTAGAATGTGAAACTTATGATATTTATGTGAATACAAGTTCTTTTATAATCGAGCTAGCTAGAATGTGAATACATATTTGCTGTCCATTTGCAACTGTTCCTTGTACAAAAAAGAAGCCTTAGCAAAGCTGTTAATACACctttatgataaattttgtctttttttttcttcgtaAAAGCCAAGCATCGATTCACTTGGAAGTTTGAGATTAGTATGAGCACCGCTTAATGGTTTTACTATctgattttccctttttcaatGGCAGCATGAAGTTGCTCATGAAGGTGAGACAGGAAAGGTTTCCCGAGCAAACTTTCGTGATCGCGAAGGAAGAACTGTCCTTATAATGAGGCCTAGGAAGCAGGTGATTGCATGTAGACTTGTTGAACTGTCCTTATGCTTAGTATTGTTGAGCTGAACTTCTTTGTTCTCTGTCTGTGTTTCAGAACACCACATCTGGAGAAGGTAATGTCCGTCACTTAGTCTATTTGTTAGAGAATGCCATCCTCAACCTGCCCGAGGGCCAAGAATAGATGGTGTGGCTGATAGATTATACAGGCTTTTCAATGAGCACTAGTTTATCAGTCAGAACATCCCGAGATATTATCAAGATTTTGCAGAAAAGACTTGGACTAGCAGTTCTTTACAACCCACCAAGGATCTTTCAGGCATTTTGGAGGGTTAGTAAATTGCTTTATATGCACTTTAATTGCCGTTTGTTGCTTCTCTAACAAGTAGTAATAGCATAAGCTGCTAGTTTTAATTGATGGTAGGGGGTGGATTTTATAGGTTTACTTCACCAACCATTTGTGGTGTACCTATGAATTCTCCCATGTTTTTCAGATTAGATTGATCAGTTATTGAACATTGGTTTCTGACAGATATTTGGTCGTCCATAATGGCTAACTGTGAAAGGGCGCTCACATTGTTATGTAGATAAGGTCTCATTCTAGCTTTCTGTTCATTTAGCGAAGATGTAACTTCTCTTGTAGATCTTGTAATTAATTATCCCATGTCCGCTATAAATGGTATCTTACAGGATAGGTAGGAGTTGGAGGTTAGAGGAGTTCACATAAAACCAGTTGTGAAGTgaattttgcttcaactagtgATGAGAGTGAGTAGCCAAATCAAATCTATTAGATTAGGCAGACTACTAGTCGATCTAGATATGAATATACAAgctctaaaattttgaaatgaACGAAACCATCTTGCTTCATACTTGTCTGTATAACTGGAGGTTGCATTTCATACAAACAACAGTAGATCAAGCTCATGGTATCATCCTTGTATATTGTTACTTGTGATTTGAAACCCAGTAATTAAGAAAGCATGTATTCTAAATACATGGATTAACACTTGTGCAGGCTGTACCTTGTCGTGTAATGATGGTTCAGAAGATAGATACGATGGATGCATTATAGATGTTCATGCACCAGACGCCATAAGAATACTAGCTGGCCCGGGTTGTTTTTTTTGACGAAAATGCAGCTGGAAGTGTGAAAAGTGTGGCAATATAAACTACCCATTCAAGACTAGGTGCAATAGGAAAAATTGTGGAGCTGATAAGCCAGCTGAGGAAAATAAATCATATTCTCCAGTAGCTGATGGAAATGAGCAAGTGTCTAATCTGATGCACATTTGTGTCATATGGGTTGATATTCTCATTACTCTTACATTATCTGcatacatataaatatatatatatatatatatatatatatatctatatatatatatatatatatctatatatatatatatatatatatatatatatatatatatataatatatatatatatatatatatatagagtcACAATATATATTTCTTGTCGTTTACGCATAACTGGATTCCAAAGAAGGAGTTGTCGTCCAGCATGCTAAGTATCGGTATCTGAAATTCGGTCATGTCATCTTCTTCATATTGCAGCGGATCTGTGTCAAGTTATTTGTATTATCTGTTGTGAAGTCTTTTGTGGATCCTTTTTATTCTGTCCAGCTAAATCTGGCAAAGTTTTACCtgattaatattgttattatgagATGAGTTTACTCATCTCGAAGTCATGCCAACATGCATCTGAGTTTTTacaatttgtggaaaattaGTAACTGCAGCGTGTATTTTAAGTAAAGTGTGAGTTTAATATGCAACCTATGGTCCGGTCCTCGGATGTCCAGGGTTTTCTTGGTCACTTAATATTGGATGTTTAAATACCAGTGTTCTTTTAGCTGTCTAGAATCTAGATGGAGGTCATCATTTTTCCAGTAGTCTTTTGTGGTCTGGCACATAAAGAATGCTGCCTGATTTTTACCTCGTGAACCTGTAACATATTTTACTGATCCTTGTAACTGACTGATTTACGCATGCCAAGTTTTGATGATAAAATGCTGAGATTGTTGTTCTTGTGTAATATATGCATCTAAAAGTGGGCATATATTAGTAGTTATATGAGGTATGTAAGATGTCTTATTATAGTATGATATGGGAATCACTTAATACTGTTGATTTTAGTATAGTCCCCAATGGAAAAGCTCTATCAGTTGTCTACACGCTCTATCAGTTGTCTACACGTTTTATACTTGCTCACCAAGAGGTTGTACACAATTACCAAAAGGAGGACAAGGGTTTAAACAGTCATGTCCTTGAGTTGTATGGTTTCATGACATTCACAAATTCAAGAAAAGGTGAACAATTTTCTGAGTGCAGCACATGGATGCAACTATATTCCAGTTTCTGGAA contains these protein-coding regions:
- the LOC110806048 gene encoding uncharacterized protein, which encodes MTEADIGMSRNIVRLTLLLRLLVDDDPPPVPIALGSMILHQLGSASFDCSLSQTALLLFFSISFFTSCICVTASLSQFSQLHRQIPRREEQPLRTSSPPNIIYIPLSLSPLPSKRLQSCWGRIVLKFVGGKCQQHEVAHEGETGKVSRANFRDREGRTVLIMRPRKQNTTSGEGNVRHLVYLLENAILNLPEGQE